The genome window TGGTCGAAAAAGCGAGCGACCCGTTGGATTTTCTTGTCGTTTACATCGATCTGGGCGGTGGGTGGGGTTTCTTGAACCTGCAGTCTTTCCTGCTGTGATTTGAAGTGCTGGAAATTGCGAAACCCGCCGGCCTTGCAGAGCAGGTTCAACATCTCGACGTGACCGGGCGTATTTTCCCGGCCGTTCAATTGACGTCGCAACGAGTGGGCGAACATGGAAATATCGCCCACGGTCAATGGTAGGGGTGTCCTGGACATGACTTATCCTCGCTGTGCGCCTGTCCGGAAAACCGGACTGCCGGTGGTCGCCGTCTTCCGACTCGGCACGGGGATAAGGTGTCGGGTGGAAAGGGGAAAGGCAGGTTTAGCACCCCGCTTGACACGGGGCGGCGACGCCTGGGTGAGCTGCCGACCGATGTGGAGATTATGCGGATTGAGGCCGACAGGCAAGTGGCGGTTCGGAGAGGCCGTAGGGAAAGGTTGTCGGGCGGTTTGGCCTTGGTTTTTGAGACGGCAAAAAACAGAGGACTCGATAGCCCCGCCGTTTGTATTTGAAAAGTCAGGAATTCGGGCGTCCGAAGGCATGGATGCGGACCCTGGCCCCGACAATGCTCCCTCTCTCGAGCACGTTGCCGATGTCTATGACCGAGTCGTTCTGGCCGGCCAAGCGTTGGGCGATGGCCAGCCCAAGTCCTGTTCCTGTGGCCTTGGTGGTGAAGAACGGGGTGAAGGGGCGTTCTCCAAGGGAGGATTCAAAACCAGGGCCGGTGTCCTCGATACTCAGAATCGAGGCCTCACCGTCCTGCCTGTGGGTGACGCGGATTTTTTGTTTCGGCCGGTCGGCCACGGCCTGAGATGCGTTCAGGAAGAGGTTGATGAGGACCTGCTGGAGCTGGTTGGGATCCCAGAGCCAGGTGACTCGGTCCATGGCCGGTTCAATGTCCAGGGCCAGACCTCCCGGTGTTTCCCGGATCAGGGAAAGGTTCAGGGCGTCGCGAACGGCCTCCCCGATCTGAACCGGGACCCGCTCACCCTGGACGGGCCGGGCAAAGACGAGAAAATCCTTGAGCAGGTCGTTCAGACGGTCGACGTCCCGGGTGACGAGCCTGCTCAGGCGTCGGACATACTCTGCCTCGAGCCCTTCATCGGCCAGAAGCTGAAGGCTGGCCCGGATGCTGGCAAGGGGATTTTTGATTTCGTGGGCCAGGCCGGCCGACAATTCTCCGACAGCGGCCATTTTCTCCATCTGGGCGACCTTGCGCTCCAGACGCTTTAAGGAGGTGATGTCCATGAAGATGATCAGGTCCATATCGTCGGGAGCCTTGGTCATGCGGACCCCGTAGACGGTCTCCCCGTCTTCGGCCACGATTTCGCGGCGGTTGGATTCCAGCGAGGAACGTCCGGCCCAAAGGGAGTCGAAGAAGGGGTAGATGTCCGTGATCGGATGGTGGACGGCCTCGTCGGCTCGGGCCAGGCCGGCCCATTCCAGGGCCTTGGCGTTGATGGCCGAGATCCGGTGCTGGGCGTCGAGCAGGATCAGTCCCGACTCCATCCAATCCAAAATATGGCTCTTGAGCCGTTCGGATCGGTCCAAGGCCTTTTCCTTTTCCAGAAGGCGGGCCAGAAGGTATCGCTCTTGACCACGGCCGAGTTTGACCAGCAGCGTGACCAGGGCCAGGGCCGCGCTTTGAAGGGAAACCATGTAGACAATGCTGGCGGTCGTGAGGTCTTCGTTGGTCCAGAGTTTTGGAAACCGGGCCTGGGCCAGGCCGGTGCCGACCAGGAAGGCCAGAATGACCCAGGTCGTGAGGGTGGCGGTCCGAAAGCCCAGGAGCCGACCGTAGAGGAAGACGATGACCAGAAAAAAAAAGGCGAACCCGCTCTGGATTCCCCCGGTCATCCATACCAGGAAAGATGTCAGGAGAACGTCGGTCCAGAGCTGGATTGTGAGGAATTTCAGGACGCTGGAGAACCGGTCCCAAGTCAGGAGGTAGATCAGGCTCAACCCGTATCCGGCCAGGAAGAAGCCGATGAGCAGGGGCTGGCGGTGGGGCTTGAAGAAGAAATAGGGGGTTTCCAGGCCTATCCATTGCAGACCCACGGGGATCATGAGCAGGATGAGGATGACCAGGCGGACGACACTGAGCTTGCCGACGAGATCCTGGAGCACGGCCAGTGGATAGGGATCCCGCTCCGGATGAGCCGTCGTCACGGCCGGATTGGTCACTGGGCGCAGTCCGAGGGGTCGCCCTGAAGCTTGGCCAAGGCGTGGGCCAGGGCCGGGGCCACGGCGGCGAGGTTCTCCCGGACGGCTTTTGGGCTACCAGGCAGGGTGACGACGATGGAACGTCCGATGGTTCCGCAGACGGCCCTGGAGATGGCCGCGTGCGGGGTCTTGGCCAGGGAGGCGTTCATCATGGCCTGTTCGAATCCGGGAAGGCGTCTGTCCAGAAGTGTCTGAACGGCCTCGGGAGTAGTGTCCCGGGGAGCGAGACCGGTCCCGCCTGTGGTGATCACCAGATCCACGCCCTGGTGCAGGGCCAGATCGACGACCAGTGCCTTGAGGCGGTCCGGTTCGTCCGGAAGGAGAAATCCGCGAGTTCCGGAGAGGGACATGGCCGCGCCGAGGATCTCCTCCACGGCCGGCCCGGCGGAGTCGGTCCGCAATCCGGCGGCGCCCTTGTCGCTCAGAGTGATCCAGGCCAGGGAAGGACCTCGGGAGACGGGCCCAGCCAGGGCGAGTTCCCCTGAGGGAACATCTTCGAGAGCCTGCCAGAGCCAGACGTCGGCCGGGCCGGGCAGGGTCAATCGGGATTCGGCCCGGAAGAGGGCCCGGCCGGTATTCGGGTCCGTCAAGGCCTGGGCGTACCGGACCCGGGCCGGATCGAGGCTCAGGGCCAGAAACGGCCAGGAGGACGGGATGGGCAGCCGGGAGGTCAGGATCAGCCCTCCCACCGGGACCTGGTCGTCGAGCTCGGCAATCATTGCCGGTGTTTTTAAAGCGGTGTCCGGGCCCATGGTCAGAAGTCCAGTGTCCGTTTCCAGGCCCGGGCCAGGTCGTCCACGGGCGAGGAGAGGATTGGGCGATCCCGCCAGATGCAGGTCATGATCGGACGGGCTGTGGTCAGACCGATCCTGGCCGCCGGAAGTCCTGTGAACAGGGCCTCGAACTGGGTTCTGTCTTGGGGGCGGACCGAGACCAGGAGACGGCCCTGGCTCTCGCTGTACAGGATGGTCTCAGGAGTATCGGCCTGGCCGGGAAAGGGCACCAGGCCCAGATCGACCTCAAGGCCCAGCCGGCCGGCAATGGCCATTTCGGCCAGAGCCACGGCCAGACCCCCGTCGGACAGGTCGTGGCAGGCGGCGACCAAGCCTTGACGCATGGCTTCGTGCAGAGCCCTGTAAAGGGCCCGAGAGGTCAGGGCGTCGACCTGGGGAACCTGTCCCCCACCAAGGCCCAGTTCCGCCAGATACTCGCCGGCTCCGAGTTCGTCGCGGGTCATTCCCAAGAGGTAGAGGTCTTCGTCCGGGGCCTTGAGGTCTGAGGTCACGGCCATATTCACGTCGGGGACGATGCCGATGACCGTGAAGAGGACCGTGGGGGGGATGGAGATCTTCACCCCACCTCCGGCGTAGTCGTTCTTCATGGAGTCCTTGCCTGAGACGCAGGGCAGGCCGTAGGCCAGACAGAAATGGGCCAGGGCCTTGTTGGCCCGAACGAGCTGGGCCAGTTTGAACCTTCCGTCCGGGGTTTTTTCGGACTGGACCGGGTCGCACCAGCAGAAATTGTCCACCCCGGCCAGGGTCCGGGGATCGGCTCCCACGGCCACGCAATTGCGGACGGCCTCATCGATGCAAGCGGCCATCATCCAATAGGTGTCGTGGTCGCCGTAGCGGGGGCAGATGCCGTTGGACACGGCCAGGCCCCGTTCGGAATCGAGGATCGGGCGGACGACCGCAGCGTCGCTCGGTCCATCCCGGCGGACGCCGACCAAGGGCTTGATCACGGATCCACCCTGGACTTCGTGGTCGTACTGGCGGATAAGGTATTCCCGGGAACAGATGTTCAGGCGGGAGAGCATGCGCTGAAGCAGGGCCTCCCGGTCCCGTTCTCCGGCCATGGCCCGGACCGGTCCGGCCTCGATGACCGGGGGGTTCCACCGGGCCTGGAGGCGCATTTGGGGGACACCGTCATGGAGGAAATCCATGTCCATGCAGGCCACGATCCGCCGACCATGGCGGACAAGAAAACGGCCGTCATCGGTGAACCGGCCGAGATCCGTGGCCTCGACGTTCATTTCCCGGGCCAGGGCCATGAACTCCTCGAGCCGATCGGGAGACACGGCCAGAGTCATGCGCTCCTGGGCCTCGGAGACCAGGATCTCCCAAGGGGCCAGGCCGTCATACTTGAGGGGGGCCAGGGCCAGATCGAGGTCGCATCCCCCGGTGTCTCCGGCCATCTCGCCCACCGAGGAACTTAGGCCGCCAGCGCCGTTGTCGGTGATGGCGTTGTAGAGGCCCAGGTCCCGGGCCCGCATCAGACAGTCGTACATGCGCCGTTGGGTGATGGGGTCGCCGATCTGCACGGCCGTGGCCGGGGAGCCTTCGTGAAGTTCCTCGGAGGAGAAGGTGGCCCCGTGGATGCCGTCCTTGCCGATGCGGCCGCCGACCATGACGATGCGGTCGCCTGGCATGGCCTTCTTGATGTGCCCGGGCCGTCCAACCACCTCGGCCGGAATGGTTCCTATCGTTCCGCAGAAGACCAAAGGCTTGCCCAGGTACCGATGGTCGAAGACCAGCGCCCCGTTGACCGTGGGGATGCCGCTTTTGTTGCCGCCGTGCTCGACTCCTTCCCTTACTCCTTCCAGGACCCGTCTGGGGTGGAGAAGTCTGGGGGGAAGCTCGCCCTGATGGAAGGGCGAGGCGAAGCAGAAGACGTCGGTGTTGCAGAGGAGGTTTGCCCCCATTCCGGTGCCCATGGGGTCGCGGTTGACGCCGACGATGCCGGTAAGTGCCCCGCCGTAGGGATCCAGGGCCGACGGGCTGTTGTGGGTCTCGACCTTGACGCAGACGCTGATTCGGTCGTCGAAGCGGACGACTCCGGCGTTGTCCTTGAAGACCGAGAGACAGTAGTCTTTCTTGCCCATCCGTTCACGCAGGGCGCGGGTGCTGCCCTGGATGTAGGTCTTGTAGAGGCTGTTGATGGTCTCCCGCCGACCAACGGACTGGTCCTCGTAGTCGATGGCGGCGTTGAAAATTTTGTGCTTACAGTGCTCGGACCAGGTCTGGGCCAG of Deltaproteobacteria bacterium contains these proteins:
- a CDS encoding MogA/MoaB family molybdenum cofactor biosynthesis protein, which codes for MGPDTALKTPAMIAELDDQVPVGGLILTSRLPIPSSWPFLALSLDPARVRYAQALTDPNTGRALFRAESRLTLPGPADVWLWQALEDVPSGELALAGPVSRGPSLAWITLSDKGAAGLRTDSAGPAVEEILGAAMSLSGTRGFLLPDEPDRLKALVVDLALHQGVDLVITTGGTGLAPRDTTPEAVQTLLDRRLPGFEQAMMNASLAKTPHAAISRAVCGTIGRSIVVTLPGSPKAVRENLAAVAPALAHALAKLQGDPSDCAQ
- a CDS encoding phosphoribosylformylglycinamidine synthase, with product MNLHRLEVAPRTDVADVQGERVARKIRSELRLPVDSVRMIKVFTIAGLDEPELQTVLDRAALHDPVLHRASLTSLASDFDYVIEVGYRPGVTDNEGRTARETLVQVLGLSPERQANLAVYTSTQYLLRGGLNPEDPNHIVSDLLANDLIQRTFIKTAGQWTDAPGFPAVAARVTGQASVRVETVALRDLSDTDLAVLSRDRVLALSVEELRAIIAHFDRPEIQARRKAQGLPTDPTDVELECLAQTWSEHCKHKIFNAAIDYEDQSVGRRETINSLYKTYIQGSTRALRERMGKKDYCLSVFKDNAGVVRFDDRISVCVKVETHNSPSALDPYGGALTGIVGVNRDPMGTGMGANLLCNTDVFCFASPFHQGELPPRLLHPRRVLEGVREGVEHGGNKSGIPTVNGALVFDHRYLGKPLVFCGTIGTIPAEVVGRPGHIKKAMPGDRIVMVGGRIGKDGIHGATFSSEELHEGSPATAVQIGDPITQRRMYDCLMRARDLGLYNAITDNGAGGLSSSVGEMAGDTGGCDLDLALAPLKYDGLAPWEILVSEAQERMTLAVSPDRLEEFMALAREMNVEATDLGRFTDDGRFLVRHGRRIVACMDMDFLHDGVPQMRLQARWNPPVIEAGPVRAMAGERDREALLQRMLSRLNICSREYLIRQYDHEVQGGSVIKPLVGVRRDGPSDAAVVRPILDSERGLAVSNGICPRYGDHDTYWMMAACIDEAVRNCVAVGADPRTLAGVDNFCWCDPVQSEKTPDGRFKLAQLVRANKALAHFCLAYGLPCVSGKDSMKNDYAGGGVKISIPPTVLFTVIGIVPDVNMAVTSDLKAPDEDLYLLGMTRDELGAGEYLAELGLGGGQVPQVDALTSRALYRALHEAMRQGLVAACHDLSDGGLAVALAEMAIAGRLGLEVDLGLVPFPGQADTPETILYSESQGRLLVSVRPQDRTQFEALFTGLPAARIGLTTARPIMTCIWRDRPILSSPVDDLARAWKRTLDF